In Plasmodium malariae genome assembly, chromosome: 11, the following proteins share a genomic window:
- the PmUG01_11023600 gene encoding exonuclease, putative yields the protein MKNIYNLILAGCRKYKSDHLFIARGDKIFSRGKCSWMNMNKPVCYSLCAYYLYKLKNIKVKENYLSKSKIYNVFVVNNCNGFRKSLENNTFKLQNRNYSSTNNKVYVKGEIYDIIPTLCRKKESKSISSNIIFFILKLLNSKNVATVEEYKENIKKIYFNLIKCYHKIFENNNGNVEYIFSIFNDDIIKNVSPSLRKKKRNMIQEIVLNSLDFFFKNNDNLKDKLDINLLCENIKYKKFLYILKCISYDKEKLKENINVQNVDYLFCRFLNDRIYFTSAIELSSLFVCEEHMTIVTPFKDNSAFNCLIILKYILQIQSKNSLFMFLDIMKYNHLKRGIFCYLFSVNRLTGLLLNYWGSLAAKEYLLLNQGREMEKVKKIEICNDEEINFKNGKCTNHIEGPRNNICKEYYDLPEEMKKNISILNNIEDLKKMVVEIEKNQKEYWVNNIYNNDDVYNVESNNNIITVDDINNHLRRKKKRYYIAIDVEWNRNQKVSIISIATNNRIYIIDLLNIDYNYVSLVYSFFKWLLENPFIYKLFYNFSCDMKILLSFFQNTSNGTYFVNVIDLKDPFLVYKNDGNNLRIDNNVMNFELLNRNILENSNVLLFKKVINNNPCELNKEIRHNISYLESDIITNSCKYTNKIYFKSLSDLCKKVLQKKLNKQLQLSNWKKRPLTRDQIEYAGIDSYVLIKIEEQLVENNYISICLSNSSCLINTFIQKYKFKLCSWE from the exons atgaaaaatatatataatttaatattagcAGGATGTCGTAAGTATAAATCCgatcatttatttattgctAGAGgtgataaaatatttagcAGGGGGAAATGTTCATGGATGAACATGAACAAGCCGGTGTGTTACTCGCTGTGTGCGTACTATTTatataagttaaaaaatataaaagtaaaagaaaattatttatcaaAGAGCAAAATTTACAATGTTTTTGTAGTGAATAATTGTAACGGTTTTAGGAAAAGTTTGGAGAacaatacatttaaattacaaaatcGTAATTATTCTTCTACTAATAATAAGGTCTACGTTAAAGGGGAAATTTATGATATAATTCCTACCTTATgtaggaaaaaagaaagtaaaaGTATATCatcaaatattatattttttattttaaaactacTAAATTCCAAGAATGTAGCCACAGTAGAGGAATATAAAGagaatatcaaaaaaatttattttaatttgataaaatgctatcataaaatttttgaaaataacaATGGAAATGTagaatacattttttctatttttaatgacgatattataaaaaatgttagtCCTTccttaaggaaaaaaaaaagaaatatgatACAAGAAATAGTATTAAATAGCTTagacttttttttcaaaaataatgataatctTAAGGATAAGTTGGACATAAATTTGTTatgtgaaaatattaaatataaaaaattcctttatatattaaagtgTATAAGTTATGATAAAgagaaattaaaagaaaatattaacgtACAAAATGttgattatttattttgtcgTTTTTTAAATGACAGAATATACTTTACTAGTGCTATTGAATTGTCTTCTTTATTTGTTTGTGAGGAGCATATGACTATTGTTACACCATTTAAAGATAACTCAGCatttaattgtttaattatattgaaatatatattacaaattcaGTCTAAAAATTCCCTTTTTATGTTTCTGGACATAATGAAGTATAATCATTTAAAGAGGGGCATTTTTTGCTATTTATTCTCCGTAAATCGGCTCACAG GGCTTTTATTAAACTACTGGGGGAGTTTAGCAGCGAAGGAATATTTGCTACTGAATCAAGGAAGAGAAatggaaaaagtaaaaaaaatcgAAATTTGTAATGATGAGGAGATCAATTTTAAGAATGGGAAATGTACAAACCATATAGAGGGTCccagaaataatatatgcaaGGAATATTATGATTTACCAGAagagatgaaaaaaaatatttctatccTAAACAACATTGAagatttgaaaaaaatggtagtagaaatagagaaaaatcaaaaagaatattgggttaataatatatataataatgatgatgtGTACAATGTTGAAtcgaataataatataataactgtagatgatattaataaccatttgagaagaaaaaaaaagaggtatTATATTGCTATTGATGTAGAATGGAATAGAAATCAAAAGGTTAGTATTATTTCCATTGCGACGAATAACAGAATTTATATAATCGATTTACTAAACATtgattataattatgtatccctagtatattcctttttcaaATGGTTATTAGAAAATCcttttatttacaaattattttacaatttctCTTGtgatatgaaaattttactttccttttttcaaaacACATCAAATGGaacatattttgtaaatgtaATAGACCTTAAAGATCCTTTCCTTGTGTACAAAAATGATGGCAATAATTTAAGGATCGACAATAATGTAATGAATTTTGAACtattaaatagaaatatactTGAAAATAGTAATGTtctgttatttaaaaaagtaataaataataaccCATGTGAACTTAACAAGGAAATAAGACACAATATAAGCTACTTAGAAAGtgatataataacaaattcgtgtaaatatacaaataagatttattttaaaagtttaaGTGATTTATGCAAAAAAGTTTTgcagaaaaaattaaataaacagTTACAGTTATCTAATTGGAAAAAAAGACCGCTAACACGAGATCAAATAGAATATGCTGGTATTGACTCTTATGtacttataaaaatagaagagCAATTGgtagaaaataattatatttctatcTGCTTGTCGAATAGCAGTTGTTTAATCAATACATTCATTCAGAAGtacaaatttaaattatgctCTTGGGAATAG
- the PmUG01_11023500 gene encoding conserved Plasmodium protein, unknown function encodes MEALDHRWNDRIENFHSKINKLRIEMNEFKKYSISTISFKNKKVYFSKLRNNTKRRELISINNYEVKNNLRKANNTTYILKDDKNKKIVNTVLPISKNTSNKVIKTNDIKVLENKNFVKFNLRNKRKNEKVIKINEKRWLIATKHIKVEKVNDTEKEKILEKANNAKHKLLYLEGEEGNMHVYPIYSDAETGFECISHIEDESLSKVKKENQDDDDIKTTKHLAQWSSDVVHKYLEEAIERTKFIFESSNMKCRHEEIFRRIKS; translated from the exons ATGGAAGCACTAGATCATAGATGGAATGACAGGattgaaaattttcattcgaaaataaataaattacgaATTGAAATGAATGAGTTTAAGAAATATTCAATTAGtactatttcttttaaaaataaaaaggtatatttttctaaattgaGAAACAACACAAAAAGAAGAGAAttaataagtataaataaCTACGAAgtaaagaataatttaagaaaagCTAATAATaccacatatattttaaaggaCGATAAGAATAAGAAGATAGTCAATACAGTTTTACCTATATCTAAAAATACGTCTAATAAAGTTATTAAAACTAATGATATTAAAGTgttggaaaataaaaatttcgtaaaatttaatttaagaaataaaagaaaaaatgaaaaggtcattaaaattaatgaaaagagATGGTTAATTG cGACAAAACACATCAAAGTTGAAAAAGTAAATGATAcggaaaaagagaaaattttagaaaaagcaaataacgcaaaacataaattattgTACTTAGAAGGAGAGGAAG GTAACATGCATGTGTATCCTATATATTCTGACGCGGAAACTGGGTTTGAATGTATATCTCACATAGAAGATGAAAGTTTATCAAAagtgaaaaaagaaaatcaggatgatgatgatataaaaacaacaaaacaTTTAGCTCAATGGAGTTCAGATGTGGTTCATAAATATCTTGAAGAGGCAATTGAAAGAACCAAGTTCATTTTTGAAAGCTCAAATATGAAATGTCGACATgaagaaatatttagaaGAATAAAATCATAG